Proteins from a genomic interval of Arvicola amphibius chromosome 17, mArvAmp1.2, whole genome shotgun sequence:
- the LOC119803621 gene encoding LOW QUALITY PROTEIN: 40S ribosomal protein S16-like (The sequence of the model RefSeq protein was modified relative to this genomic sequence to represent the inferred CDS: inserted 2 bases in 1 codon), with translation MLQSTDPGRLGCKEYPRVDAWISLRRKNRRDGIGGLGVSRDGNMRDQHGEDLVFILAAILSKGPLQSMQVLGHKKTATTVVHYKWGNGLIKLLEPVLLLGKEQLAGAGIWVPVKGGGHVAQIYAIRQSISKALVAYYQKYANEASKKEIKDILIQYDRTLXVAYPRRYESKKFGGPCARARYQKSYR, from the exons atgttacaatccacagacccagggaGACTAGGTTGCAAGGAGTACCCAAGGGTGGATGCATGGATCTctctgagaaggaaaaatagaagagaTGGCATAGGTGGACTAGGGGTGAGTAGGGATggaaacatgagggatcag CACGGTGAGGACCTCGTGTTCATACTCGCAGCTATTTTGTCCAAGGGTCCGCTGCAGTCCATGCAAGTCTTGGGACACAAGAAGACAGCCACCACCGTGGTGCACTACAAATGGGGAAATGGGCTCATCAAG TTACTGGAGCCTGTTCTGCTGCTGGGCAAAGAGCAATTAGCCGGTGCGGGTATCTGGGTCCCTGTGAAGGGTGGTGGTCATGTGGCCCAAATTTATGCTATCCGACAGTCCATCTCCAAAGCCCTGGTGGCCTATTATCAAAAGTATGCGAATGAAGCCTCTAAAAAGGAGATCAAAGATATCCTCATCCAGTATGATAGGACCCT TGTAGCTTATCCTCGGCGCTATGAATCCAAAAAGTTCGGAGGTCCTTGTGCCCGTGCTCGATACCAGAAATCCTACCGATAA